In the Solibacillus sp. FSL K6-1523 genome, one interval contains:
- a CDS encoding IS3 family transposase (programmed frameshift) gives MPNKSFTPDVKMLVIQYLEEGRYTLEEICTMFSVSMTTLYEWRAHYKYGGAKALIRPDKNKVYSEELKQSAVEDYLTKNYSMFDILAKYGVSSKSVFKKWLKFYTSHSELNDLGKGMSQTMTKGRKTTVEERIEIVKACLANGKNYQETATQYEVSYQQIYQWVHKFEQDGEEALQDRRGRKKPIEERTPEEELGLKIQQMERENERLRAENLFLKKLGGSRKEASLSRIRIQNCYMAIQELAKNENLSIVLLCQIAKVSRAAYYKWLNHQPTALELENQQLVKSIQHLYIQVDGIYGYRRITMTINRKRETEGLKKVNKKRIYRLMQICGLEAVIRRRRKKYPKVKPDYVAENVLAREFTAKKPNQKWCTDVTEFKYGNGKKAYLSAIIDLYDKSVVSYVLGHSNNNDLVFKTVRPAIRTLQDNEFPLLHSDRGYQYTSKEFKRILDKAEMIHSMSRVGRCIDNGPIESFWGTLKVEKYYLYKFDSFEALKHAIDTYIKFYNNERFQEKLNGLSPLEYRAQAA, from the exons ATGCCTAATAAATCGTTTACACCAGATGTAAAAATGTTAGTAATTCAGTATTTAGAAGAAGGTCGTTATACTCTTGAAGAAATTTGCACAATGTTTTCTGTAAGCATGACTACTCTATATGAATGGCGTGCTCATTATAAATATGGTGGAGCAAAAGCCTTAATTCGACCTGATAAAAATAAGGTGTACTCAGAAGAATTAAAGCAGAGTGCTGTGGAAGATTATTTAACAAAGAATTATTCCATGTTTGACATCCTCGCTAAATACGGGGTTAGTAGTAAATCAGTATTCAAAAAGTGGTTGAAATTTTATACTAGTCATAGTGAATTAAATGATTTGGGTAAAGGAATGAGCCAAACTATGACTAAAGGAAGAAAAACAACTGTAGAAGAACGTATTGAAATCGTAAAAGCTTGCCTTGCCAACGGTAAGAATTATCAAGAAACTGCAACACAATATGAGGTGTCCTACCAACAAATTTATCAATGGGTACATAAATTTGAACAAGATGGCGAAGAGGCTCTTCAAGATCGCCGTGGGCGTAAAAAACCGATAGAAGAGCGGACTCCAGAAGAGGAATTGGGTTTAAAAATTCAACAGATGGAACGTGAAAATGAACGATTACGTGCAGAAAATTTATTTTTAAAAAAGTTAG GCGGAAGTCGAAAGGAGGCGTCGTTAAGTAGAATTCGTATTCAAAACTGTTATATGGCGATTCAAGAATTAGCTAAGAATGAAAACTTATCGATCGTTTTATTATGCCAAATCGCAAAGGTATCTCGAGCAGCTTACTACAAATGGTTAAATCATCAACCTACTGCGCTGGAACTAGAAAACCAACAGCTTGTGAAGTCAATTCAACACTTATATATACAGGTAGATGGAATATACGGCTATCGTCGCATTACGATGACCATTAACCGTAAACGCGAAACCGAAGGTTTAAAAAAAGTAAATAAGAAGCGAATTTATCGCCTGATGCAAATTTGTGGTTTGGAGGCGGTTATTCGACGTCGTCGAAAAAAGTACCCAAAAGTAAAGCCAGATTATGTGGCTGAAAATGTATTAGCACGTGAATTTACAGCAAAAAAGCCGAATCAGAAGTGGTGTACAGATGTTACAGAGTTTAAGTACGGCAATGGGAAAAAGGCTTATTTAAGTGCGATTATTGACCTCTATGATAAGTCCGTTGTGAGTTACGTATTGGGGCATTCGAATAATAATGACTTAGTTTTTAAGACGGTAAGACCCGCTATACGAACATTACAAGATAATGAATTTCCTCTTTTACATAGCGATCGTGGTTATCAATATACATCTAAAGAATTCAAGCGGATTTTGGATAAAGCAGAAATGATTCATAGTATGTCTAGAGTAGGCCGTTGCATCGATAATGGTCCCATTGAATCATTTTGGGGAACATTAAAAGTAGAGAAGTATTATTTATATAAGTTCGATTCGTTTGAAGCGTTAAAGCACGCTATCGATACATACATCAAGTTCTATAACAACGAACGTTTCCAAGAAAAATTAAACGGCTTAAGCCCTTTAGAATACAGAGCTCAAGCCGCTTAA
- a CDS encoding RNA polymerase sigma factor, whose amino-acid sequence MKKMNPFEAIEEIYIAYYPYLRNYLLKLTKDEGVADDIIQELFSKILKDPAKISQVQHMKSWLIKASKNTLLDYYKKKKPELLHDENLIEDLLVNYQTPESKAVMDAQIEAVLKNLSKRDRSIVLAKFYYGYSYEEISELLNISISTIKSTVFRIRKQMAKGR is encoded by the coding sequence ATGAAAAAGATGAATCCATTTGAAGCTATTGAGGAAATTTATATAGCTTATTATCCATATTTAAGAAATTATTTACTCAAGCTCACCAAAGATGAGGGGGTAGCCGATGATATTATTCAAGAACTTTTTTCCAAAATACTAAAGGACCCTGCAAAAATTTCACAAGTTCAGCATATGAAGAGTTGGTTAATAAAGGCCAGTAAAAATACATTGCTCGATTATTATAAGAAAAAGAAACCCGAATTGTTGCATGATGAAAATTTAATTGAGGATTTATTAGTAAATTATCAAACACCTGAATCAAAAGCTGTGATGGATGCTCAAATCGAAGCGGTTTTAAAGAATTTGTCTAAAAGGGATCGATCCATTGTGCTGGCAAAATTCTATTATGGATACAGCTATGAAGAAATTAGCGAACTTTTAAATATCTCCATCTCAACAATAAAGTCTACGGTTTTTAGGATTCGAAAACAAATGGCTAAAGGACGGTGA
- a CDS encoding glycosyl hydrolase family 18 protein — protein sequence MFIYVVKPGDSLYSIAVMYQVNMDSIRIMNGLTTDSLVPGQDLLIPTNMYTVQPGDTLFLISKMSFIPIETIRLYNGLQSDFLMVGMTLYLPPPPKYSAENLSYMYPTTPEQDELIIRTFAPINTFLAMFEYHILEGGTLSTLNDEFAIQTARNNGVAPVATITNLTTEGFSPEVTRQVLTFPDQRDLLIDNIYNLVISKNYAGVNIDFERVREEERDLYSDFLRLVSDRLKPEGYSVSAAVPAKTSEDIPWLKGYDFGGIGAAVDFIFIMAYDWHVPTMEPGPVAPIDEVRKSIEFALQHMNREKIMLGVPRYGYEWTLDDDGNVISGRAVSVSGATQLALNYQVPIQYSLEYEQPFFIYWDENGNQNIVWFENAQALTAKLQLVIDYQLMGVGAWQLGLGFPQSFYLINYLFDTRHIIY from the coding sequence ATGTTTATTTATGTGGTTAAACCGGGTGATAGTTTATACTCCATTGCTGTAATGTATCAAGTTAATATGGATAGTATCCGCATCATGAACGGATTAACAACCGATAGTTTAGTCCCCGGACAGGATCTACTTATCCCAACCAATATGTATACGGTCCAGCCTGGTGATACATTGTTTTTAATCTCTAAAATGAGTTTCATTCCGATTGAGACGATACGACTATACAATGGACTCCAATCCGATTTTTTAATGGTTGGAATGACCTTGTATTTACCGCCTCCGCCTAAATACTCTGCAGAAAATTTAAGTTATATGTACCCGACCACCCCTGAACAGGACGAATTAATTATCCGTACTTTTGCACCCATCAATACGTTTTTGGCCATGTTTGAATACCATATTCTTGAAGGAGGAACACTAAGCACACTTAATGACGAGTTTGCGATTCAAACTGCACGCAACAATGGTGTAGCACCTGTAGCCACTATTACGAACTTAACAACAGAAGGATTTAGCCCTGAAGTGACACGTCAAGTATTAACTTTTCCTGATCAGCGAGACCTCCTCATTGACAATATATACAATCTTGTCATATCAAAAAATTACGCTGGCGTTAATATTGATTTTGAAAGGGTAAGGGAAGAAGAAAGAGATTTATATTCCGACTTTTTACGGTTAGTGAGTGATCGTTTAAAACCAGAAGGATATTCTGTTTCCGCTGCAGTTCCAGCTAAAACAAGTGAAGATATTCCATGGTTAAAAGGGTATGATTTCGGTGGAATTGGAGCAGCTGTAGATTTTATATTTATAATGGCTTATGACTGGCATGTGCCAACAATGGAGCCTGGTCCAGTTGCGCCGATTGACGAAGTAAGAAAATCGATTGAATTTGCACTTCAACATATGAATCGAGAGAAAATCATGCTTGGGGTACCACGTTATGGATATGAATGGACGTTGGACGACGATGGGAACGTAATTAGCGGAAGAGCTGTTTCAGTTTCTGGTGCAACACAACTTGCCTTAAATTATCAAGTCCCTATTCAATATTCACTTGAATACGAACAACCGTTTTTTATTTACTGGGATGAAAATGGGAACCAAAACATTGTTTGGTTTGAAAATGCTCAAGCACTAACAGCAAAATTACAGTTAGTTATTGATTATCAACTTATGGGAGTTGGTGCTTGGCAGCTAGGACTTGGTTTCCCTCAGTCCTTTTACTTAATCAATTACTTATTCGATACGAGGCATATTATTTATTAA
- the cas3 gene encoding CRISPR-associated helicase Cas3', which produces MFIAHIRKEDEIEQPLKVHLLEVQAICEKIGKKFNMPSVFGLAGLLHDLGKYSDDFQIYLREAVANPDKPPKRGSVNHSTAGGRLLMERFHGKQDFQSIMVEMISNAIYSHHGQLMDFINPDGKSPFLERENNDNIPMEIIKKRFFEEVMSEEAFDAYVTQAVIEFFNFSKSFKPSKEDIRFKIAPHLTNCIFSSLIDADRTNSRDFDENNPQQEALNIEQTFTTYLNTLEQKLHEMQQEAIPNNITKLRQQMSDNCYDKAMLPTGIYSLSIPTGGGKTLASLRFGLKHAIEHGKDRIIYVVPFTTIIEQNAQTVRKLLDTKELLEHHSNVTVEEREATTYDELTLQRQLNNAKDNWDIPIVFTTMVQYLNSFYSGKGRNLRRLHNLSNAVIIFDEVQSVPPKCVSLFNESIIFLSKYAKSTIVLCTATQPALQHVKRNIQTDGELVENLTEIEQAFKRTAIVPMDEHDEWTTDQLSEFIEDKLDSVRSILIISNNKRTTKDLYTKFANRKHVYHLSTGMCPAHRQEKLEQMRIALKNKEQVLCMSTQLIEAGVDVSFECVMRSLAGVDSIAQAAGRCNRNGEVDVREVYVFRHAEENLGKLETIEKGQRCASYLMRDMAEHGIFGGELLSSAAIEFYFKQYYEELALELDFPVKDLDESLHHMLFSDNRQYVQQESDLLMRASFQTAADRFQVIDANTEAILVPHGEGKNLIVDLTSGDPVDYKQFLKKVQHYSVNVFPHEMRALQQEKLVVAVDFGVFKIWMAKDGTYDENYGLSVTGEARQEDLIW; this is translated from the coding sequence ATGTTTATTGCACATATTAGAAAAGAAGATGAAATCGAGCAACCATTAAAAGTTCATTTACTTGAGGTCCAAGCAATTTGCGAAAAAATCGGTAAAAAGTTTAATATGCCCTCAGTATTTGGCCTGGCAGGATTGTTACATGATCTAGGGAAGTATTCGGATGATTTCCAAATTTATTTACGTGAAGCGGTAGCCAATCCTGATAAACCACCCAAACGGGGAAGCGTCAATCATTCAACTGCAGGTGGACGATTGCTGATGGAAAGATTTCATGGCAAACAAGATTTCCAGTCAATAATGGTTGAAATGATTAGCAACGCGATTTATTCACATCACGGACAGCTCATGGATTTTATTAATCCAGACGGAAAATCCCCATTCTTAGAACGTGAAAATAATGACAACATTCCAATGGAAATAATTAAAAAGCGCTTTTTTGAAGAAGTAATGAGCGAAGAAGCTTTTGATGCATATGTAACGCAGGCAGTTATAGAGTTTTTTAACTTTTCAAAAAGTTTTAAGCCGAGTAAAGAAGATATCCGTTTTAAAATAGCTCCACACCTCACAAATTGTATTTTTAGTAGTTTAATTGACGCAGACCGAACAAATTCGCGTGATTTTGACGAAAATAACCCACAACAAGAAGCACTAAACATCGAGCAAACCTTCACAACCTATTTAAACACCCTAGAGCAAAAATTACATGAAATGCAACAAGAAGCGATTCCAAATAATATTACGAAGCTCCGTCAGCAAATGTCGGATAATTGTTATGACAAGGCAATGCTGCCAACGGGAATTTATTCATTATCGATTCCAACAGGTGGTGGTAAAACATTAGCGAGTTTGCGATTTGGGCTGAAGCATGCGATTGAACATGGAAAGGACCGCATCATCTACGTTGTTCCTTTCACTACAATTATCGAGCAAAATGCCCAAACAGTTCGAAAACTACTTGATACGAAGGAACTGTTAGAACATCACTCCAATGTCACAGTTGAAGAACGTGAAGCAACTACTTATGATGAGTTAACTTTACAACGCCAACTTAATAACGCGAAAGATAACTGGGATATTCCCATTGTTTTTACAACAATGGTGCAGTATCTCAATAGTTTTTACAGTGGAAAAGGCCGAAATTTGCGTCGTCTACACAACCTATCAAATGCCGTTATTATTTTCGACGAAGTACAATCAGTCCCACCAAAATGTGTATCGCTTTTCAATGAATCTATTATTTTCTTATCAAAATATGCGAAATCCACGATCGTTTTGTGCACGGCTACGCAACCAGCTTTGCAGCATGTCAAACGTAATATTCAAACAGACGGAGAGTTAGTCGAGAATTTAACGGAAATCGAGCAGGCATTTAAACGGACAGCGATTGTTCCGATGGACGAACATGATGAATGGACGACGGATCAACTCTCGGAATTTATTGAAGATAAGCTGGATTCTGTGCGGAGTATTTTAATTATTTCGAATAATAAACGGACGACGAAAGATTTATATACAAAATTTGCAAACCGCAAGCATGTGTACCATTTAAGTACGGGTATGTGCCCTGCGCATCGTCAGGAAAAACTTGAGCAAATGCGAATCGCACTTAAAAATAAAGAGCAAGTACTGTGTATGTCCACGCAATTAATTGAAGCGGGAGTAGATGTGAGTTTTGAGTGTGTGATGCGTTCGCTGGCAGGTGTTGATTCCATTGCGCAAGCGGCAGGACGCTGTAATCGAAATGGCGAGGTGGATGTTCGGGAAGTATATGTATTCCGCCATGCAGAAGAAAATTTAGGGAAGCTCGAAACGATTGAAAAGGGGCAGCGTTGCGCTTCTTATTTAATGCGTGATATGGCTGAGCATGGCATATTCGGTGGAGAGTTACTATCTTCTGCTGCGATTGAATTTTACTTTAAGCAATATTATGAGGAACTGGCACTGGAGCTTGATTTCCCAGTGAAGGATTTGGACGAGTCTTTACATCACATGTTGTTTTCGGATAATAGGCAATATGTACAACAAGAAAGCGACCTGTTAATGCGTGCTAGTTTCCAAACCGCAGCCGACCGATTCCAAGTGATTGATGCGAATACAGAAGCGATCCTTGTACCTCACGGAGAGGGAAAAAATTTAATTGTAGATTTAACGAGTGGTGATCCAGTTGACTATAAGCAATTTTTAAAAAAAGTCCAACATTATTCAGTGAATGTATTCCCACATGAAATGCGTGCGCTTCAGCAAGAAAAATTAGTCGTTGCCGTTGATTTTGGCGTCTTTAAAATTTGGATGGCGAAAGATGGCACCTATGATGAGAACTATGGATTATCTGTAACGGGAGAGGCCCGGCAAGAAGATTTAATATGGTAA
- a CDS encoding YesK family protein, which translates to MATIIILGSFIGILIFLFTFTISKINGHYYLAPLVTFAIALFVVIYSMFKIGGFEGMGYGIIGVCILAVAIIGTFLLPFIVKTSKKTGINKFDKSILIIAPLLLFASIIGTIISDDGYWIINEGYIIESKLSATSYYSITSISEGSKKVKIQLGEAYEGKQLLIKKVKTIGNTEVIVKIVDDGEPQKLPFIEIGISTIVEPFVVKTTDGEIIESTFNLR; encoded by the coding sequence TTGGCTACAATTATTATTTTAGGCTCATTTATCGGTATACTTATTTTCCTTTTTACATTTACAATTTCAAAAATCAATGGCCACTACTACTTAGCCCCTCTCGTAACTTTTGCGATTGCTCTATTTGTTGTTATTTACAGTATGTTTAAAATCGGTGGCTTTGAAGGTATGGGCTACGGAATAATTGGGGTATGTATTTTAGCCGTAGCAATTATTGGCACATTCCTTTTACCTTTTATAGTAAAGACAAGTAAAAAAACTGGGATAAACAAGTTCGACAAATCCATTTTAATTATCGCACCATTGCTATTATTTGCATCTATCATAGGGACAATTATTTCCGATGATGGGTACTGGATTATTAATGAGGGATATATAATAGAAAGTAAGTTGTCCGCAACAAGTTACTATTCAATTACCTCAATATCCGAGGGCAGTAAGAAAGTGAAAATTCAATTAGGTGAAGCGTACGAAGGGAAACAATTACTAATTAAAAAGGTTAAAACGATTGGGAATACCGAAGTGATCGTCAAAATTGTTGATGATGGGGAACCACAAAAATTACCGTTTATTGAAATTGGGATTAGCACAATTGTTGAACCTTTCGTTGTGAAAACAACTGACGGCGAAATTATTGAGTCCACATTTAATTTACGGTAG
- a CDS encoding DUF2619 domain-containing protein yields the protein MQTALIYIVMLRILSGSVDIIAAYIMFKLNDLEKAFIVNSSLALIGPIIFIITTGIGLTGLSDKISLAKMICLLGGVTLIFISLRMK from the coding sequence ATGCAAACTGCACTTATATATATCGTAATGTTACGTATCCTTTCTGGAAGCGTTGATATTATAGCTGCATATATTATGTTCAAATTAAATGATTTAGAAAAAGCGTTTATTGTGAATTCATCCCTTGCGCTAATCGGACCCATCATTTTCATTATTACGACAGGCATAGGCTTGACGGGTTTAAGCGATAAAATATCATTAGCAAAAATGATTTGTCTACTTGGTGGTGTGACCTTAATTTTTATTAGTTTACGAATGAAATGA
- a CDS encoding DUF4030 domain-containing protein: protein MKNFISVFIIIVAIVLVINIDVEKNDSFASNNDDEKRWDRIVSVLETAWDEFELSSFSVTPESIIFIEMGETKSELQLLKYLEENVNKNDLNQYTIDITRKSLQDVENERFMDEVSSIVYDYIQEKNYHDMEFYHHSIEPEPILKISILKSNEQSSEIIKDRSSEIIKKELEDLLASKSAELSKKDISYEIQVIERTNESTIESDAVISAVVEDFRSTGDHLIISSTDIFKGNGIYKKPWTQPSDSKDYKFHVTNNTGTNVTVQIQQSGYTQTQTYNLVAYGSTTWVQSDASSGDHTIIVTTSDGSIFKGDVFVSSSDVPLN from the coding sequence GTGAAAAATTTTATTTCTGTTTTCATAATAATTGTTGCAATCGTCTTAGTAATTAATATAGACGTCGAGAAAAATGATAGTTTCGCTTCGAACAATGATGATGAGAAACGATGGGATCGTATTGTTTCTGTACTTGAAACTGCATGGGATGAATTTGAATTATCTAGTTTTTCAGTAACCCCAGAGTCAATAATTTTCATTGAAATGGGTGAAACTAAAAGTGAATTACAACTGCTAAAGTATTTAGAGGAAAATGTAAATAAAAATGATTTAAATCAATACACCATTGATATTACTAGAAAGAGTTTACAAGATGTTGAGAACGAGCGTTTTATGGACGAGGTTTCAAGTATTGTATATGATTATATACAAGAAAAAAATTATCACGATATGGAATTTTACCATCATTCAATTGAACCTGAACCGATATTAAAAATATCAATTCTTAAATCCAATGAACAATCTAGCGAAATTATTAAAGACCGATCTAGCGAAATTATTAAAAAGGAATTAGAAGATTTATTAGCTTCTAAGAGTGCTGAACTATCAAAAAAAGATATTTCCTATGAAATCCAGGTTATAGAGCGTACTAATGAAAGTACCATTGAATCAGATGCCGTAATTAGTGCTGTTGTTGAAGATTTTCGAAGTACAGGAGACCATTTAATTATTTCTAGTACAGATATTTTTAAAGGAAATGGAATCTATAAAAAGCCTTGGACGCAACCATCAGATTCGAAGGATTATAAATTTCATGTTACAAATAACACAGGGACAAATGTAACGGTGCAAATTCAACAGAGTGGTTACACGCAAACGCAAACTTATAATTTAGTCGCTTATGGTTCTACTACATGGGTTCAATCAGATGCTTCTTCTGGTGATCATACAATAATCGTTACCACATCTGATGGAAGTATTTTTAAAGGGGATGTTTTTGTAAGTAGCTCTGATGTTCCATTGAACTAA
- a CDS encoding N-acetylmuramoyl-L-alanine amidase — protein MTQPVEIEIHVGHYGDGTGARGYVDEVQYARKFMKRIYEILIANKVPATYYEDKISKNQTQNINHLVAYHNQDRNGLIVSGHLNSTSPLTERPIGGEVLYSTQNELAKNVAKALSDASGLINRGAKYRNDIGVLTKTYEPSILIEFGFVNSKKDIELLDQNLEKICQAIAKVLAAVIGHPFSTPVKEEGNKVETTKNTLDATGKAEAKKLFGKLYEKGVFSEDHSDKIEQYSDGKILSLLIAFLSRTV, from the coding sequence TTGACACAACCAGTAGAAATCGAAATCCATGTCGGACATTATGGTGATGGGACCGGTGCACGAGGGTATGTAGATGAGGTGCAATATGCCCGGAAATTTATGAAGCGGATTTATGAAATTTTAATCGCGAATAAAGTGCCTGCAACGTATTACGAGGATAAAATCTCTAAAAATCAAACCCAAAATATTAATCATTTAGTCGCCTATCACAACCAAGATCGCAATGGACTGATTGTGAGTGGTCACTTAAATTCAACGAGTCCGTTAACCGAACGACCAATAGGAGGGGAGGTGTTATACAGTACCCAAAATGAGTTAGCCAAGAACGTAGCAAAAGCGTTGAGCGATGCGTCCGGTCTAATTAATCGAGGGGCAAAATACCGGAACGACATTGGTGTTTTAACGAAAACATACGAACCAAGTATTTTAATAGAATTTGGATTTGTAAACAGTAAAAAAGATATCGAATTGTTAGACCAAAATTTGGAGAAGATTTGCCAAGCTATCGCAAAAGTTTTGGCAGCAGTCATTGGTCATCCATTTTCAACACCCGTAAAGGAGGAGGGGAATAAAGTGGAAACGACTAAAAATACACTAGATGCGACTGGTAAAGCAGAAGCGAAAAAGTTATTCGGAAAACTATATGAAAAAGGCGTATTTAGCGAAGATCATAGCGATAAAATCGAACAGTATTCAGATGGTAAAATTTTAAGTTTGTTAATTGCCTTTTTAAGTCGTACGGTATAA
- the cas5c gene encoding type I-C CRISPR-associated protein Cas5c: MTKVRNQIEFVVSGEYALFTDPLMKLGGEKMTMQIPSYQALKGITESIYWKPSIVWIIDEVRVINPIRMESKGVRPINMSGGNTLANYSYLRDVKYQVRAHFEFNKHRQDLEADFNENKHHNIAKRCVEKGGRRDIFLGTRECQAYVEPCEFNTGEGFYDKIDEMHFGTMIHGLNYPDETGRNVLETRLWEPKMKFGVIEFIRPEDCTLVRPVRTMEPKSFVLGENIQAIDTLAQELEVSE; encoded by the coding sequence ATGACAAAAGTTCGAAATCAAATTGAGTTTGTAGTATCGGGGGAATATGCGTTATTTACAGACCCACTTATGAAACTTGGTGGGGAGAAAATGACGATGCAAATCCCTTCATATCAAGCGTTAAAAGGGATTACCGAATCGATTTATTGGAAGCCCTCCATTGTATGGATAATTGATGAGGTACGCGTTATAAATCCGATTCGCATGGAGTCAAAAGGTGTGCGTCCGATTAATATGTCAGGTGGTAACACACTTGCGAATTATAGTTATTTACGTGACGTGAAATATCAAGTACGAGCACATTTTGAATTTAATAAACATCGACAAGATTTGGAAGCCGATTTTAATGAGAATAAGCACCATAATATTGCAAAGCGCTGCGTCGAAAAAGGCGGGCGTCGTGATATTTTCCTTGGAACGCGTGAATGCCAGGCGTATGTGGAGCCATGTGAATTTAATACTGGTGAGGGCTTCTATGACAAAATCGATGAAATGCATTTTGGCACAATGATCCATGGGCTGAACTATCCAGATGAAACGGGAAGAAATGTACTAGAAACAAGGCTTTGGGAGCCAAAAATGAAGTTCGGTGTAATCGAATTTATTCGACCAGAAGATTGTACACTTGTAAGACCTGTTCGCACAATGGAACCGAAATCCTTTGTGTTAGGGGAAAATATTCAAGCGATTGATACACTCGCACAAGAATTGGAGGTGAGCGAATGA
- the ribH gene encoding 6,7-dimethyl-8-ribityllumazine synthase: protein MGKTFEAQLVGTDLKIGIIVGRFNEFINDKLLSGALDGLKRHGVSEENIDIAWVPGAFEVPFIAKKMVATGNYDAVIGLGTVIRGSTTHYDYVCNEAAKGIANVSLESGIPVIFGIVTTENIEQAIERAGTKAGNKGYDSAISAIEMANLNRMF, encoded by the coding sequence ATGGGAAAAACATTTGAAGCACAATTAGTAGGAACAGACTTAAAAATTGGCATTATTGTTGGCCGATTTAATGAATTTATAAACGATAAATTATTAAGCGGGGCATTAGATGGATTAAAGCGCCACGGTGTTTCAGAAGAAAATATTGATATTGCATGGGTACCAGGAGCATTTGAAGTACCGTTTATCGCCAAAAAAATGGTCGCAACAGGGAACTATGATGCGGTTATTGGATTAGGTACGGTCATCCGAGGTTCTACGACGCATTATGATTATGTTTGTAATGAAGCAGCAAAAGGGATTGCGAACGTTTCACTTGAATCAGGAATCCCAGTTATTTTCGGTATTGTCACAACTGAAAACATCGAGCAAGCAATTGAACGTGCTGGAACGAAAGCAGGGAACAAAGGCTATGATAGCGCCATTTCAGCTATCGAAATGGCGAATTTGAATCGTATGTTTTAG
- the ribE gene encoding riboflavin synthase: MFTGIIEEQGTVQQMKSTLQAMVLTIQAKMVLEDVKLGDSISVNGVCLTVTGFTANAFTVDVMPETVKASSIQQLQIGSAVNLERAMAANGRFGGHFVSGHIDGVAKILQKRHVANAVYIDLAVPKELLKNCLVKGSITLDGTSLTIFNVTTSTLTVSLIPHTYKETVFGMKKIGDLVNVETDLIGKYILQHLTNSQSDNLSMDFLQQHGF; the protein is encoded by the coding sequence GTGTTTACAGGAATTATCGAGGAACAAGGAACGGTTCAACAAATGAAGTCAACACTACAAGCAATGGTGTTGACCATTCAAGCGAAAATGGTGTTAGAAGATGTAAAACTGGGAGATAGTATTTCAGTTAATGGCGTTTGTCTAACGGTTACAGGATTTACGGCGAATGCTTTTACAGTAGATGTGATGCCGGAAACAGTGAAAGCATCCAGCATTCAACAATTACAAATCGGCTCAGCTGTTAATTTAGAGCGAGCGATGGCTGCAAACGGTCGATTTGGTGGGCATTTCGTTTCAGGTCATATTGATGGTGTTGCTAAAATCCTTCAAAAGCGTCATGTTGCCAATGCAGTTTATATTGATTTGGCTGTGCCGAAAGAACTTTTGAAAAATTGCTTAGTAAAGGGCTCGATTACGTTAGATGGTACGAGTTTAACGATTTTTAATGTCACAACGTCCACTTTAACGGTGTCATTAATTCCCCATACGTATAAAGAAACAGTATTCGGCATGAAGAAAATAGGGGATCTCGTAAACGTTGAAACCGATTTAATCGGCAAATATATTTTGCAGCATTTAACGAATAGTCAGTCCGATAACCTATCAATGGATTTTTTACAACAACACGGATTTTAA